The following are from one region of the Melaminivora suipulveris genome:
- the hfq gene encoding RNA chaperone Hfq, with protein sequence MSNKGQLLQDPFLNALRREHVPVSIYLVNGIKLQGQIESFDQYVVLLRNTVTQMVYKHAISTIVPGRAVNFSAAEPAEPAAAATEPR encoded by the coding sequence GTGAGCAATAAAGGTCAGCTTCTGCAAGATCCCTTCCTGAACGCGCTGCGCCGCGAGCATGTGCCGGTCTCGATCTACCTGGTCAACGGCATCAAGCTACAGGGTCAGATCGAATCCTTCGACCAGTATGTCGTGCTGCTGCGCAACACGGTCACGCAGATGGTCTACAAGCATGCCATCTCGACCATCGTCCCAGGGCGCGCGGTCAACTTCAGCGCCGCCGAGCCAGCCGAACCTGCGGCCGCCGCCACCGAGCCGCGCTGA